The following proteins come from a genomic window of Negativicoccus succinicivorans:
- a CDS encoding glycosyltransferase family 25 protein, whose protein sequence is MLPHKILTLPNSTERQAFVKNYAAQFNFTPCFHYGVNGSQMSPQEMQQAVIEPDILTVGEVGCALSHLQIYREMVEQDIPYLLILEDDVALTPEFFDYLPMFEHFIRKHMRGKAAVLHLHRQHEFIRLMERWSSRITVHSTQYALGAPAYIITKEAAQAILQIQTPLRWEIDIWRYYYYLGAVKLYSTNTSWITFSDQFNSTIDSMGVRKYTPERDPKRHRRFYKTIWNDTKRWQHIFFFSFCTLRKPFLKINAKFNPAPQK, encoded by the coding sequence ATGCTACCCCATAAAATTCTTACACTGCCGAACTCAACTGAACGCCAAGCATTCGTTAAAAATTACGCCGCGCAGTTCAATTTCACGCCATGTTTTCATTATGGCGTCAACGGCTCTCAAATGTCTCCGCAAGAAATGCAACAGGCAGTGATTGAGCCCGATATTCTAACCGTCGGCGAAGTCGGTTGCGCGCTGAGTCACTTGCAAATCTATCGGGAAATGGTGGAGCAGGATATTCCGTACTTGCTTATCCTGGAAGATGATGTCGCTCTTACTCCCGAATTTTTCGACTACCTTCCCATGTTTGAACACTTTATTCGCAAGCATATGCGCGGCAAAGCGGCGGTACTGCACTTACATCGACAACACGAATTCATTCGCCTGATGGAACGATGGAGTAGTCGTATCACCGTCCATTCCACACAGTACGCTTTGGGTGCGCCCGCCTACATCATTACCAAAGAAGCCGCGCAAGCGATACTGCAAATTCAAACGCCGCTTCGCTGGGAAATTGACATTTGGAGATACTACTATTATTTAGGCGCCGTTAAATTATACTCAACGAATACCAGTTGGATTACATTTTCGGATCAATTCAATTCTACCATTGACAGCATGGGCGTTCGCAAATATACCCCCGAGCGGGATCCCAAACGGCACAGACGCTTTTATAAAACGATATGGAACGATACGAAAAGGTGGCAACATATATTTTTCTTCTCATTTTGCACTTTGCGTAAACCGTTCCTGAAGATAAACGCCAAATTCAATCCCGCGCCGCAAAAGTAA
- a CDS encoding glycosyltransferase family 9 protein: MDQTGIQNKIKNARHALVLLPMALGDFTYWQLVLRAFAEQYPQLRLDLMPDEYFINTRFHRGSGALVNPIICDWAAQTGVFHDVYADLYTGDSEAALARAKKVGYDVVFVMSSRGRLLVAEAARALFSQAAIVSWSLRERWFKFGADRRRFAKAVDFIVPENPQRFKKIIQNYNYFFQTAARMPTYDWAERAELTVPAEALERARRWREERGIAETAPLYFINPFAKNKKRTWPLPKVAALIRALSERTEFQQAVFLINGLPSDQDAIAALIRDEQLPRTYGFTAAQGFWDLPAMLAHSRLIISVETAIMHIASLLHRPQIILMRLKNPEWVPVNEKELRIIWNSKRRHHIEDIEVAEVVDEIINEQ; this comes from the coding sequence ATGGATCAGACAGGCATTCAAAATAAAATTAAAAACGCGCGACACGCGCTCGTTCTTTTGCCGATGGCGTTGGGTGATTTTACCTATTGGCAGTTGGTCTTGCGCGCATTTGCCGAACAGTATCCGCAGTTGCGGTTGGACTTGATGCCGGACGAGTACTTTATTAATACGCGTTTTCATAGGGGATCCGGCGCGCTCGTCAATCCGATCATCTGCGATTGGGCGGCGCAAACAGGAGTTTTCCATGATGTATACGCGGATCTCTATACGGGAGATTCGGAGGCGGCGTTGGCGCGGGCGAAAAAAGTCGGTTATGATGTCGTTTTCGTCATGTCGAGCCGCGGTCGCTTGCTCGTCGCGGAAGCGGCGCGCGCGTTATTCTCGCAAGCGGCGATTGTCTCATGGTCGCTACGCGAGCGCTGGTTTAAGTTCGGCGCGGATCGGCGACGGTTTGCAAAGGCCGTCGATTTTATCGTGCCGGAAAATCCGCAACGATTCAAAAAAATTATTCAAAATTATAATTACTTTTTCCAAACGGCGGCGCGGATGCCGACGTACGATTGGGCGGAGCGGGCAGAGCTGACCGTGCCGGCGGAAGCGCTGGAACGCGCGCGCCGTTGGCGTGAGGAGCGAGGCATCGCGGAAACGGCGCCGCTTTACTTTATTAACCCGTTCGCGAAAAATAAAAAACGCACGTGGCCTTTGCCGAAAGTGGCGGCGCTGATCCGTGCGCTCAGCGAGCGAACGGAATTTCAACAGGCGGTCTTTCTGATCAACGGTTTGCCGAGCGATCAGGACGCGATTGCGGCGCTGATTCGCGACGAGCAGTTACCGCGCACCTACGGCTTCACGGCGGCCCAAGGTTTTTGGGATTTGCCGGCGATGCTTGCGCACAGTCGTCTGATCATTTCCGTAGAAACGGCGATCATGCATATCGCGTCACTCTTGCACCGTCCGCAAATTATTCTGATGCGCTTGAAAAATCCCGAATGGGTACCGGTCAATGAAAAGGAACTCCGCATTATTTGGAACAGCAAACGGCGTCACCATATCGAAGATATCGAGGTCGCGGAAGTAGTCGATGAAATTATAAATGAGCAATAA